The following are encoded in a window of Chryseobacterium sp. genomic DNA:
- a CDS encoding S9 family peptidase, which produces MRKIIISLCLLGTMALSGQEITLDKIYSGYYRGNGIAGIASLKGGENYAVIEPTGIAKYCYKTSQKAGNIVDGSFESYIFSDDESKILLLKESEPIYRHSFLGKFDVKDLKSGTVISLNNGDFVQEPTFSPDGTKVAFIADNNLYYQDLNSQKITQITADGQKNSILNGLADWVYEEEFGHARQYEWTKNSDAIVFIKSDETAVPEMYIPIYNKQLYPSEMRFKYPKAGETNSTVSAQLYRLDSGKVTALDLSGFKNYYLPNVFRTAKSDEIILITSERTQNASDVLKVNTKTGKITKLFTETDEKWVDTDNVTLEFLEDNSFIWGSERDGFRHLYWYTPDGKLKKQITKGNWEITDYYGYNPKTKEVLVQTTQKGSINKVVSKINIQNGKSAIISNTEGNNRANFSGNYQYFIETSSTAARPFTYILKDGNGKTVKELQNNNQLLQKLQADNMVTREFFTIPNNAGDQMNAWVMKPKNFDPNKKYPLFMFQYSGPGSQSVSNSWDGGNGLWFNHLVQQGYIVACVDGRGTGYKGTKYKKSTYLNLGKYETEDQITAAQWFGRQSYIDADRIGIFGWSFGGYMASLALTKGADVFKVGIAVAPVTNWRYYDTVYTERFLRTPQENPKGYDENSPTEYAELMKGKFLLIHGTADDNVHFQNALEFSEALIQNKKQFEFMAYPDKNHGIFGGNTRPQLYQKMTDFILQNL; this is translated from the coding sequence ATGAGAAAAATCATTATATCGCTCTGTCTGTTGGGTACAATGGCACTTTCCGGACAGGAAATTACTTTGGATAAAATTTACTCTGGGTATTACAGGGGCAACGGTATTGCAGGCATAGCTTCGCTGAAAGGCGGCGAAAACTATGCTGTAATTGAACCCACTGGAATTGCTAAATATTGCTACAAAACCTCACAGAAAGCAGGAAATATTGTTGACGGCAGTTTTGAATCCTATATTTTCAGTGATGATGAAAGTAAGATCTTACTGCTGAAGGAAAGTGAACCCATCTACAGACATTCATTCCTGGGCAAATTTGATGTCAAGGACCTGAAGTCGGGTACAGTCATCAGCCTTAACAATGGAGACTTCGTTCAGGAACCGACTTTCTCTCCGGACGGAACCAAGGTGGCTTTCATCGCAGATAATAATCTTTACTATCAGGACCTGAACTCACAGAAAATAACCCAAATCACTGCAGACGGACAAAAAAATTCCATACTTAACGGTCTGGCCGACTGGGTATATGAAGAGGAATTCGGGCACGCCCGGCAGTACGAGTGGACTAAAAACTCGGATGCTATCGTTTTCATCAAATCTGACGAAACTGCAGTACCCGAAATGTACATCCCAATCTATAACAAGCAGCTGTATCCCTCCGAAATGCGGTTCAAATATCCTAAAGCCGGCGAAACCAACTCTACGGTTTCCGCACAGCTTTACAGACTGGATTCGGGAAAAGTTACCGCACTTGACCTGTCTGGATTCAAAAATTACTACCTGCCCAATGTCTTCCGCACCGCCAAGTCTGATGAGATCATCCTTATTACCTCCGAACGGACTCAAAATGCGTCAGATGTACTTAAAGTCAATACCAAAACAGGAAAGATAACCAAACTGTTCACAGAAACTGATGAGAAGTGGGTGGACACCGACAATGTGACGCTGGAATTCCTGGAGGACAACTCATTTATCTGGGGCTCCGAACGTGACGGTTTCCGCCATCTGTACTGGTATACGCCCGACGGTAAGCTGAAAAAGCAGATAACCAAAGGAAACTGGGAGATAACGGACTACTACGGTTATAACCCTAAAACTAAGGAGGTGCTGGTTCAAACTACACAAAAAGGAAGCATCAACAAGGTAGTTTCCAAAATTAACATCCAAAACGGAAAATCGGCGATCATCTCCAATACCGAAGGCAACAACCGCGCGAATTTCAGCGGAAATTATCAGTACTTCATCGAGACCTCATCAACAGCGGCCCGTCCTTTTACTTATATTCTGAAAGACGGGAACGGCAAAACGGTGAAGGAACTGCAGAACAATAACCAACTACTGCAGAAGCTGCAGGCAGATAATATGGTGACCAGGGAATTCTTCACCATTCCGAACAATGCCGGTGACCAGATGAACGCCTGGGTAATGAAGCCAAAAAACTTTGACCCAAACAAGAAATACCCGCTGTTCATGTTTCAGTATTCCGGACCCGGCTCCCAAAGTGTAAGCAATTCCTGGGACGGTGGAAACGGCCTTTGGTTCAACCATCTCGTACAGCAGGGATATATTGTTGCCTGTGTAGATGGCCGTGGAACAGGTTATAAAGGCACCAAGTACAAAAAATCCACCTATCTGAACCTGGGCAAATATGAAACTGAAGATCAGATCACCGCTGCACAATGGTTTGGCAGGCAATCCTATATCGATGCAGACCGAATCGGTATTTTTGGATGGAGTTTCGGCGGCTATATGGCCAGTCTGGCGCTTACAAAAGGGGCAGACGTATTTAAAGTTGGTATTGCCGTAGCCCCGGTAACCAACTGGCGCTATTATGACACCGTTTACACCGAAAGATTCTTAAGGACTCCTCAGGAAAACCCTAAAGGTTATGACGAAAACAGTCCTACTGAATATGCTGAACTGATGAAAGGCAAATTTTTACTGATCCACGGAACGGCGGATGACAATGTTCATTTCCAGAATGCCCTGGAATTCTCTGAGGCACTGATTCAAAATAAGAAGCAGTTTGAATTTATGGCGTATCCAGACAAAAATCATGGCATTTTCGGTGGAAATACAAGACCGCAGCTCTACCAGAAAATGACCGACTTTATCCTGCAGAATTTATAA
- a CDS encoding HPP family protein, with protein MRKQLKRSYRISRYVVYKETLIDYREKLWSFVGSFVGIGTIAAIQSFFLNAHDNLFLIGSFGASSVLIYGVIQSPLAQPRNLLGGHLVSALVGVTVAQVLPDILWITAPLAVSLSILGMQFTKTLHPPGGATALIAVSGSEQIKAMGYLYVLYPVLAGVIILLLVALLVNNITSQRVYPNDGRFSRTFNWFLNPVRTQSLQIKRGRRLRRLKRQIRRR; from the coding sequence GTGAGAAAACAGCTTAAACGTTCTTACAGGATCAGCAGGTATGTGGTCTACAAAGAAACGCTGATCGATTACAGGGAAAAATTGTGGTCCTTTGTGGGTTCTTTTGTGGGGATCGGTACCATTGCAGCCATACAGAGTTTTTTTCTAAACGCTCATGACAACCTCTTTCTCATAGGGTCATTCGGTGCCAGCAGTGTGCTGATCTACGGAGTAATACAGAGCCCGCTGGCCCAACCGCGAAATCTGCTTGGAGGCCATCTGGTGAGTGCCCTGGTTGGAGTGACAGTTGCACAGGTGCTACCCGACATTCTCTGGATTACCGCACCATTGGCGGTGTCGCTGTCTATCCTGGGAATGCAGTTCACCAAGACCCTGCATCCACCCGGCGGTGCTACCGCACTTATTGCCGTAAGCGGGTCGGAACAGATAAAAGCAATGGGTTATCTGTACGTACTGTATCCGGTGCTGGCCGGTGTCATTATTCTTTTACTCGTGGCCCTGCTGGTAAATAACATTACCTCACAGCGCGTCTATCCCAACGACGGCCGTTTTTCCCGAACCTTTAACTGGTTTCTTAATCCAGTACGAACCCAATCCCTACAAATAAAAAGAGGCCGCAGACTAAGAAGGCTGAAACGGCAAATAAGAAGGAGGTAA
- the glgP gene encoding alpha-glucan family phosphorylase, whose amino-acid sequence MDFKNYVLPYEVNSGYSKKTAYFSMEFAIDQALKIYSGGLGFLAGSHMRSAYNLKQNLVGIGILWKFGYYDQARNHDQTLQPTWTRKMYTFLTDTELKFQIEIHSAKVWVKVFYLDPEIFNTAPIFFLSTDVPENDHLSKTICHRLYDANESTKIAQYILLGKGGARLLEELNLDRDVYHLNEAHGLPAAFHLLKKYGGDLGKVREKLVFTTHTPEEAGNEKHNFQMCYDMSYFSGLSKEKVKEIEGGSDPELFNHSLCALRLARIANGVSELHGHVSRAMWGKYQGICEITSITNAQEFRYWSDKPLYDARQNNDHGLFDLRKKHIKKRLFKTVADQCGKLFDPEVFTIVWARRFAGYKRADLLLHDRARFEKLLNHPKYPVQIIWAGKPYPMDYSAISMFNTLVEESKYFKNMAVLTGYELALSKLMKQGSDLWLNNPRVPREASGTSGMTAAMNASVNLSTDDGWIPEFARHGENSFVVPKADYTEMSVYEQDRYDMQKLYDLLENEIVPTYYEHPEKWRQIQWQAMDDVKDAFNSDRMADEYYKKIYETKP is encoded by the coding sequence ATGGATTTTAAGAACTACGTACTACCGTATGAGGTAAACAGCGGATACTCGAAAAAGACAGCCTATTTTTCAATGGAGTTCGCGATTGACCAGGCGCTTAAAATCTATTCCGGTGGACTTGGTTTTCTTGCAGGCTCCCATATGCGAAGTGCGTACAACCTGAAACAGAATCTCGTTGGTATAGGAATCCTGTGGAAATTCGGATATTACGATCAGGCAAGAAATCACGACCAAACCCTTCAGCCCACTTGGACGCGGAAAATGTACACCTTTCTTACAGACACCGAACTGAAATTCCAGATCGAAATACATTCGGCCAAGGTGTGGGTTAAAGTATTTTATCTGGATCCTGAAATCTTTAACACCGCGCCCATATTCTTTCTTTCGACAGATGTGCCGGAAAACGATCATCTTTCAAAAACGATCTGTCACAGACTGTACGATGCCAACGAATCCACAAAAATCGCGCAGTATATTTTACTTGGTAAAGGTGGGGCCCGACTCCTGGAAGAACTGAATCTTGACAGAGATGTCTATCACTTGAATGAAGCACACGGACTGCCCGCTGCTTTTCACCTGCTGAAAAAATATGGTGGTGATCTTGGCAAGGTTCGGGAAAAGTTGGTCTTCACTACCCACACCCCCGAAGAAGCAGGTAATGAAAAGCACAACTTCCAGATGTGTTATGACATGTCTTATTTTTCCGGTCTCAGTAAGGAAAAGGTAAAAGAGATAGAGGGAGGTAGTGATCCTGAGTTATTTAACCATTCACTTTGTGCGCTTAGGCTTGCAAGAATCGCCAACGGAGTTTCCGAGTTGCATGGTCATGTTTCGCGCGCCATGTGGGGCAAGTATCAGGGAATCTGCGAAATAACGTCCATTACCAATGCCCAGGAATTCAGGTACTGGTCAGACAAACCGCTTTACGATGCCAGGCAAAATAACGATCACGGCCTTTTTGACCTGAGAAAGAAGCACATAAAAAAACGGCTGTTCAAAACTGTGGCAGACCAGTGCGGAAAACTTTTTGATCCGGAAGTCTTTACCATTGTTTGGGCAAGACGTTTTGCCGGCTATAAGCGTGCAGATCTGTTGCTGCACGACAGAGCAAGATTTGAAAAACTGCTGAACCACCCAAAGTATCCTGTGCAGATTATTTGGGCCGGAAAACCCTATCCTATGGATTATTCAGCCATCTCCATGTTCAACACACTGGTGGAGGAAAGTAAATATTTCAAGAATATGGCCGTACTTACAGGTTATGAACTGGCCCTGAGCAAACTGATGAAACAGGGTTCAGATCTGTGGCTGAACAATCCTCGTGTACCGCGGGAAGCGTCCGGGACTTCCGGAATGACCGCGGCAATGAACGCGTCGGTAAACTTATCAACAGACGACGGCTGGATTCCGGAATTCGCGCGACATGGTGAGAACTCATTTGTAGTTCCCAAGGCAGACTATACTGAAATGAGTGTATATGAACAGGACCGTTATGATATGCAGAAACTGTATGATCTGCTGGAAAATGAAATCGTACCCACCTACTATGAGCATCCCGAAAAATGGAGGCAAATCCAGTGGCAAGCCATGGATGACGTGAAAGACGCCTTTAACAGTGACCGTATGGCTGATGAATATTATAAGAAAATTTACGAAACAAAACCGTAA
- a CDS encoding DUF3667 domain-containing protein has protein sequence MHQKFCHQCGQKTATQRIDFHFLIHEIQHGIFHVDSGIFYTLKQLFTRPGHMLRDYLNGKRQQRFKPLLLVVILGSLCSLIQYLLKPEKSKVEDNDLITTEITENSAGDYMDFQGFIEYFREIFNWLGGHFAITVLLMLPAAAFGFYLGFRKYKYNYAEWLLILLFLTAQSLAVYVFFIPFRVLAGISIFWFYFISWLLITASLIQFCQGTKKRYIVLRSFWSMFLSYIIALIYIILAIFLLAFIGLLRYGYTGLLPELIKTW, from the coding sequence TTGCATCAGAAGTTCTGCCACCAATGTGGCCAAAAGACTGCCACACAACGCATTGATTTTCATTTTCTCATTCACGAAATTCAGCACGGAATTTTCCACGTAGACAGCGGTATCTTCTATACCCTGAAACAGCTTTTCACGCGGCCCGGACATATGCTGAGGGATTATCTGAACGGCAAAAGGCAGCAGCGTTTTAAACCGTTGCTTCTAGTGGTCATTCTGGGATCTCTTTGTTCTCTTATTCAATATCTTCTTAAACCGGAAAAATCGAAGGTTGAGGACAATGACCTGATCACAACGGAAATTACCGAGAATTCTGCGGGCGATTATATGGACTTCCAGGGTTTTATTGAATATTTCAGAGAAATTTTCAATTGGCTGGGCGGGCATTTTGCCATTACCGTCCTACTGATGCTGCCCGCCGCAGCATTTGGATTCTATCTGGGATTCCGGAAATATAAATATAATTACGCAGAGTGGCTGTTAATCCTGCTCTTCCTTACAGCGCAGTCACTGGCTGTGTATGTATTCTTTATACCTTTTCGAGTGCTCGCAGGCATCAGCATATTCTGGTTCTATTTTATTTCCTGGCTGCTGATTACGGCTTCACTGATTCAGTTCTGCCAAGGTACCAAAAAACGCTACATCGTTTTGCGGTCCTTCTGGTCCATGTTCCTTTCCTACATCATTGCCTTAATTTATATTATTCTGGCGATCTTCCTCCTGGCATTTATTGGCTTACTGCGTTACGGATATACGGGACTGCTTCCCGAACTTATTAAGACATGGTAA
- the mtaB gene encoding tRNA (N(6)-L-threonylcarbamoyladenosine(37)-C(2))-methylthiotransferase MtaB, protein MITKTAAYHTLGCKLNFAETSTIARQLTAAGYTRVDFDQAAQVYVINTCSVTENADRECKLHVKRAMKANPEGLVVVVGCYAQLKPGEISRIDGVDLVLGAREKFNILSYLDDLQKTAQEGIVHSCEIEEADFFIGSYSIGDRTRAFLKVQDGCDYKCTYCTIPLARGISRSDTIENVVRNAEEISRRGIKEIVLTGVNIGDYGKGEFGNKKHEHTFLDLISELDCVDGIERIRISSIEPNLLKDESIALVAASRSFVPHFHIPLQSGSDDVLKKMKRRYLTGLYEDRINSIRSLMPDAAIGVDVIVGFPGETEAHFMETYQFINRLPVSYLHVFTYSERENTEAASMEGAVPVQERKRRNKMLRILSEKKKMAFYESQLGKSFPVLWEHEEKDGMMFGFTENYIRVKKPFDKNSVNQTETVKLFRTEQDGTVTVIPTFENFLVSV, encoded by the coding sequence ATGATCACCAAAACAGCAGCGTATCATACATTGGGTTGCAAGCTCAATTTTGCTGAAACATCAACGATAGCCAGGCAGCTTACGGCGGCAGGTTATACGCGGGTGGATTTTGACCAGGCGGCGCAGGTCTATGTTATTAATACCTGCTCTGTTACGGAGAATGCGGACCGCGAATGTAAACTGCATGTAAAGCGTGCTATGAAAGCCAATCCGGAAGGTCTGGTGGTTGTGGTAGGTTGCTATGCACAGCTTAAGCCGGGGGAAATCTCACGGATAGATGGAGTAGACCTCGTTTTGGGTGCGCGCGAAAAATTCAATATTCTGAGTTATCTGGATGATTTGCAGAAAACTGCGCAGGAAGGTATTGTACATTCCTGCGAAATTGAAGAGGCAGATTTCTTTATCGGAAGCTACTCCATCGGCGACCGTACGCGTGCTTTCCTGAAGGTGCAGGACGGCTGCGACTATAAGTGTACTTACTGTACCATCCCTCTCGCTCGTGGCATTTCCCGTTCTGATACCATTGAGAATGTGGTGCGGAACGCTGAAGAGATTTCCCGCCGGGGGATTAAGGAAATAGTTCTTACTGGCGTTAACATTGGCGATTATGGAAAAGGTGAATTCGGCAACAAAAAGCATGAACATACTTTTCTGGACCTTATTTCGGAACTGGACTGTGTGGACGGTATTGAAAGAATCCGGATTTCATCCATCGAGCCCAATTTACTGAAGGACGAGAGTATTGCGTTAGTGGCTGCCAGCCGCAGTTTCGTACCGCATTTCCATATTCCGCTGCAGTCGGGCAGCGATGACGTGCTGAAGAAAATGAAGCGGCGTTATCTAACCGGACTGTATGAAGACAGAATAAACAGCATCCGCAGCCTCATGCCCGATGCTGCAATAGGTGTGGATGTTATTGTAGGCTTCCCCGGAGAAACCGAGGCTCATTTTATGGAAACATATCAGTTTATAAACAGGTTGCCGGTGAGCTATCTGCATGTGTTCACCTATTCTGAAAGAGAAAATACCGAAGCTGCATCAATGGAAGGTGCAGTGCCCGTACAGGAACGCAAAAGACGTAATAAAATGCTCAGAATCCTTTCTGAGAAAAAGAAGATGGCTTTTTATGAAAGTCAGCTTGGGAAGTCCTTCCCGGTGTTGTGGGAGCATGAAGAAAAGGACGGAATGATGTTCGGTTTTACCGAAAACTATATCCGTGTAAAAAAACCGTTTGACAAAAACTCTGTCAATCAAACAGAGACTGTAAAACTGTTCAGAACAGAACAGGATGGAACAGTTACAGTCATTCCGACATTCGAGAATTTCCTGGTCAGCGTTTAA
- a CDS encoding FMN-binding glutamate synthase family protein, producing the protein MRDKFLVWGAVLVVGTLVVSLLIRAHYWIPILLLCLYLLGLYNITQSKHAILRNFPVLGYFRYFFEGISPEMQQYFIERETDGKPFPRNERSAAYRRAKNLGDTVAFGTQLDINHRKYEGIKHSIYAKSPKEELPRVIVGNEQCSKPYSASLFNISAMSFGSLSDRAQLSLNRGAKKGQFYHNTGEGGISSYHMEGGDLCWQIGTGYFGCRDEHGKFSPELFAQKASIENVKMIEIKLSQGAKPGHGGVLPGVKNTPEIAKIRHVMPGMTIISPPGHSSFSDAAGLLRFVQQLRDLSGGKPIGFKLCIGDTKEFEDICVQMNELKIYPDFITVDGAEGGTGAAPPEFSDGVGMPLEPALIFVNSTLTNFGLRDKLRIIASGKVLTSLDILRAVAMGADICNNARGFMFALGCIQALRCNTNACPTGVATQDKMLIKGLDVTDKSERVYHFHKNTLRTCNELIAAAGRETYEEVDASMFMRGDEFEHLSDIYFPDILGNVKKRNH; encoded by the coding sequence ATGAGAGATAAGTTTTTAGTCTGGGGAGCCGTACTGGTAGTCGGAACACTGGTAGTATCACTGCTGATCCGGGCACATTACTGGATTCCCATTTTGCTGTTGTGCTTATATCTGCTGGGGCTGTATAATATTACCCAGTCCAAACATGCCATACTGCGTAACTTTCCTGTTTTGGGCTATTTCCGTTATTTTTTCGAGGGTATTTCACCGGAAATGCAGCAGTATTTCATCGAAAGAGAAACAGATGGAAAGCCTTTTCCGCGCAATGAGCGTTCAGCTGCTTACCGCCGGGCCAAAAACCTGGGTGATACCGTTGCATTTGGAACACAGCTGGACATCAACCACAGAAAATATGAAGGTATTAAGCACTCTATCTATGCAAAATCGCCTAAAGAGGAACTGCCAAGGGTTATTGTAGGTAATGAACAGTGCTCAAAGCCATACAGCGCTTCACTTTTCAATATTTCCGCAATGAGTTTTGGCTCGTTGAGTGACCGAGCCCAGCTTTCCCTGAACAGAGGAGCAAAGAAAGGTCAATTTTACCACAATACCGGTGAGGGAGGTATATCATCCTATCACATGGAAGGCGGCGACCTTTGCTGGCAAATAGGTACCGGCTATTTTGGATGCCGGGACGAACATGGGAAATTCTCGCCTGAGCTTTTCGCGCAGAAGGCCAGTATTGAAAATGTAAAGATGATTGAAATTAAACTGTCGCAGGGAGCCAAGCCTGGTCATGGTGGTGTTCTTCCCGGAGTTAAAAATACACCGGAGATTGCCAAGATCAGACACGTTATGCCGGGTATGACCATTATTTCGCCACCGGGACACTCTTCATTCTCGGATGCTGCCGGTCTGCTGAGGTTTGTGCAGCAGCTTCGTGACCTTTCCGGAGGTAAACCTATTGGTTTTAAACTTTGTATTGGTGATACAAAAGAGTTTGAAGACATCTGTGTGCAGATGAACGAACTGAAAATTTATCCGGATTTTATAACCGTAGACGGCGCGGAAGGTGGAACGGGAGCAGCCCCACCGGAATTTTCCGACGGTGTGGGAATGCCTCTGGAGCCTGCTCTTATATTCGTAAATTCTACACTTACCAATTTTGGTTTGCGTGATAAATTAAGAATCATTGCCAGCGGTAAGGTGCTTACCAGTCTGGATATCCTGCGTGCAGTAGCCATGGGTGCCGATATCTGCAACAACGCGCGCGGTTTTATGTTCGCGCTGGGCTGTATACAGGCGCTGAGATGTAATACGAATGCTTGCCCTACTGGGGTGGCTACACAGGATAAGATGCTTATTAAGGGTCTTGATGTTACGGATAAATCCGAGAGGGTATATCACTTCCATAAAAATACCTTGAGAACCTGTAATGAGCTTATAGCAGCTGCCGGCCGTGAAACCTACGAAGAGGTGGATGCCAGCATGTTCATGCGCGGTGATGAGTTTGAACATCTGTCCGATATTTATTTCCCGGATATTTTGGGTAATGTGAAGAAGAGAAATCACTGA
- a CDS encoding RNA-binding S4 domain-containing protein, producing MRIDKFLWSVRFYKTRSIAADEIKKNRVSVGENIVKSSREVREGDVIKIRKNQINYKIKVLQIPKSRLGAKLVPLHIIDQTDKQEYELLKLRRDEQNYYRLKGEGRPTKKDRRDIDGFTVDDSSSAEDTEWNDFFSGLEDDGEEN from the coding sequence ATGAGAATCGATAAGTTTTTGTGGAGTGTGCGCTTTTACAAGACCCGGAGCATAGCGGCAGATGAGATAAAGAAGAACAGAGTTTCCGTGGGGGAGAATATTGTAAAATCTTCCCGTGAGGTGAGGGAAGGCGATGTGATTAAAATCCGCAAAAATCAGATAAATTATAAGATTAAGGTGCTGCAGATCCCTAAAAGCCGCCTGGGAGCCAAGCTCGTACCGCTTCATATAATAGACCAGACGGATAAACAGGAATATGAATTGCTGAAACTCCGCAGGGACGAGCAGAACTATTACCGCTTAAAAGGCGAGGGCAGGCCAACCAAAAAAGACAGACGGGATATAGACGGATTCACTGTGGACGACAGCAGCAGTGCTGAGGATACCGAATGGAACGATTTCTTCAGCGGTTTGGAAGATGATGGTGAGGAGAATTAG
- a CDS encoding shikimate kinase: MIISLLGYMGCGKTHISKLVSKKMDFEYVDLDFEISRKNRMPVSEIFEKKGEIYFRKQEREVLEELLASKTDTVLSLGGGTPCYYNNMEAINHGSLSFFLMTSVPVLAERLRRHKHKRPLIANIPDEDLQEFIAKHLFERNPYYSQARYLVNCTSKTPEQISKEISSLVF; the protein is encoded by the coding sequence ATGATCATAAGTCTGCTAGGCTACATGGGTTGCGGTAAGACTCACATATCCAAATTAGTAAGCAAAAAAATGGATTTTGAGTATGTGGACCTTGATTTTGAAATATCCAGGAAGAACAGGATGCCGGTAAGTGAGATTTTTGAAAAAAAAGGTGAAATATACTTCCGCAAACAGGAACGGGAGGTGTTGGAGGAACTATTAGCCTCCAAAACAGACACCGTACTGAGCCTGGGCGGCGGAACACCATGTTACTACAATAATATGGAAGCAATAAATCACGGTTCCCTCAGCTTCTTTCTTATGACATCCGTACCTGTACTTGCTGAGCGCCTGCGCAGACATAAACACAAAAGACCTCTGATTGCAAATATACCTGATGAAGATTTGCAGGAATTCATTGCCAAACATCTTTTTGAACGTAATCCCTACTACAGCCAGGCCAGATACCTTGTGAACTGTACTTCCAAAACGCCGGAACAGATATCAAAGGAGATTTCCTCGTTGGTTTTCTAA
- the panC gene encoding pantoate--beta-alanine ligase codes for MEIFRNRSQLTAYVERNREMGKVVGFAPTMGALHDGHISLYAAAAEENDLVISSIFVNPTQFNNSEDLIKYPRTVEADIKKLENSGFVHAVYLPEAEDIYPGGVVSKHYSFEGLEDQMEGASRPGHFDGVGTVVEELLRQVQPDNAYFGEKDYQQLAIVKKLVKLKNLPVTIKGIPTQRHESGLAMSSRNTRLTEAQRDAAKIIYETLLKVKDWFRVVSVSEINSRVTDIFNSTPGMVMEYFMIADEETLRETDFFYRDRSYRAFIVVFVGNVRLIDNMHLD; via the coding sequence ATGGAAATATTCAGAAACAGATCACAGCTTACTGCTTATGTAGAAAGAAACCGGGAGATGGGAAAAGTAGTTGGATTTGCGCCTACTATGGGTGCGCTTCATGACGGACATATTTCGCTGTATGCGGCAGCAGCCGAAGAAAACGATCTGGTGATCTCTTCCATATTTGTAAATCCTACACAGTTCAATAACAGTGAGGACCTTATAAAGTATCCGCGCACCGTTGAGGCAGACATTAAGAAACTCGAAAATTCGGGGTTTGTTCACGCGGTTTACCTGCCGGAAGCAGAGGATATATATCCCGGCGGCGTAGTAAGTAAACATTATTCCTTTGAGGGTCTTGAGGACCAGATGGAGGGCGCTTCACGGCCGGGACATTTTGACGGTGTTGGTACCGTGGTGGAAGAGCTCCTGCGGCAGGTACAGCCCGATAATGCCTACTTTGGAGAAAAAGATTATCAGCAGCTGGCAATCGTAAAGAAACTGGTAAAGCTGAAAAACCTGCCGGTAACAATAAAAGGCATACCCACACAAAGACATGAGAGCGGCCTCGCCATGAGTTCGCGTAACACCAGGCTAACAGAAGCGCAGCGCGACGCAGCCAAAATCATTTATGAAACCCTTCTTAAGGTGAAAGACTGGTTCCGGGTGGTAAGTGTAAGCGAAATAAACAGCCGGGTAACTGACATTTTTAACAGTACTCCGGGCATGGTGATGGAATATTTTATGATTGCGGATGAAGAAACACTGAGGGAAACAGATTTCTTTTACAGGGACCGTTCCTACCGTGCGTTCATCGTTGTTTTTGTAGGGAATGTACGCTTAATAGACAATATGCATCTGGATTAA
- a CDS encoding glycogen/starch synthase, which yields MPNQKILYITTEMSPYQEDSNIAAMASKMALKMHGAGNDVRVFMPRFGIISERKFQLHEVIRLSGMNIIINDLDQPLIIKVASLPGERLQVYFIDNEEYFKRKTFYKDEDGQNYEDNGERAIFFARGVIETIKKLNWVPDVIHLNGWMSSMIPIYLKTYYKNDNYFKDTRIVMSLYNEENLPLENNLAEKLKFDSISDFDKLEAPAFRDVVVESLKYVDMVIKGDEFLDADLNQAFADTKTEKSEYLDSQSIENIY from the coding sequence ATGCCCAATCAGAAAATTTTGTACATTACGACCGAAATGTCTCCTTATCAGGAAGATAGCAATATAGCGGCTATGGCCAGCAAGATGGCGCTTAAGATGCATGGTGCCGGAAATGATGTACGGGTCTTTATGCCCAGGTTTGGAATTATCAGCGAAAGAAAATTTCAGCTTCATGAAGTAATCCGGCTGTCCGGTATGAATATCATTATAAACGACCTCGACCAGCCGCTCATCATCAAGGTGGCTTCCCTGCCGGGTGAAAGACTGCAGGTGTATTTCATCGACAATGAAGAATATTTTAAACGGAAGACCTTCTATAAGGATGAGGATGGACAGAATTACGAGGACAACGGCGAACGTGCGATCTTCTTTGCCCGCGGTGTAATTGAGACTATTAAAAAACTTAATTGGGTACCGGATGTTATTCACCTTAATGGCTGGATGTCTTCTATGATTCCGATCTACCTGAAGACCTACTACAAAAACGATAATTATTTCAAAGATACCAGGATAGTAATGTCCCTTTATAATGAGGAGAATTTACCGCTTGAAAACAATCTTGCCGAAAAACTGAAGTTTGACAGTATCTCCGACTTTGATAAATTGGAGGCACCTGCATTCAGGGACGTTGTGGTAGAGAGCCTTAAATATGTAGATATGGTGATCAAAGGGGATGAGTTTCTGGATGCAGACCTTAACCAGGCGTTCGCCGATACTAAAACCGAAAAATCTGAATACCTGGATTCGCAGTCCATTGAAAATATATACTAA